From one Paenibacillus terrae HPL-003 genomic stretch:
- a CDS encoding carbohydrate ABC transporter permease → MNRSTATIAHSAAKTKKNSYFRSRWNAPLAGYLFISPWLIGFLALTAYPLFLSLYYSFTDYTLMQPMKWIGTRNYERIFTADPKFIQSAKVTFTYVLASVPLKLIAALFVAIILSKAVKGISFYRTAIYFPSLIGGSIGVSLLWRNIFGVDGVFNKLIGVFGFEGKGWITSPDTALSTLILLTVWQFGSTMVIFLAGLKQIPNDLYEASSVDGANKVTQFFKITLPMLSPILYFNLIMAVIGAFQMFTSAFVITNGGPMNSTYVYAMYLYERAFSRYELGYASALAWVMLVAIIAATVLISYTSKYWVFYETDTGGDKRK, encoded by the coding sequence ATGAACCGTTCCACAGCCACTATAGCCCATTCTGCTGCAAAGACGAAAAAAAATTCATACTTTCGAAGCAGATGGAATGCTCCGCTTGCAGGCTATTTGTTTATTTCGCCTTGGCTGATCGGGTTTCTAGCGCTTACGGCGTATCCGTTATTCTTATCACTGTACTATTCGTTTACCGACTACACTTTGATGCAGCCGATGAAGTGGATCGGGACCCGCAATTATGAGCGTATTTTTACAGCGGACCCTAAATTCATTCAATCCGCTAAGGTAACATTTACGTATGTGCTGGCTTCCGTACCGTTGAAGCTTATAGCAGCTCTCTTCGTTGCTATAATTCTTAGCAAGGCCGTAAAAGGAATAAGCTTCTACCGAACGGCGATTTATTTTCCATCACTTATCGGAGGGAGTATCGGGGTATCGCTGCTCTGGCGCAACATTTTTGGTGTAGACGGGGTTTTTAACAAACTGATTGGCGTCTTTGGATTTGAAGGGAAGGGCTGGATTACAAGCCCCGATACGGCGCTTAGCACGCTGATTCTGCTGACGGTCTGGCAATTTGGATCCACCATGGTTATTTTTTTGGCAGGCCTGAAGCAAATTCCAAATGATCTGTACGAGGCATCTTCTGTGGATGGGGCCAATAAAGTCACTCAATTCTTCAAAATCACACTGCCGATGCTTTCACCGATTCTCTATTTCAACCTGATCATGGCCGTCATTGGCGCCTTCCAAATGTTCACTTCCGCCTTTGTGATAACTAACGGCGGGCCGATGAACTCCACTTATGTGTATGCGATGTACTTGTATGAACGGGCATTCAGCCGTTATGAGCTGGGTTATGCTTCGGCACTGGCCTGGGTTATGCTGGTCGCAATTATTGCAGCAACTGTTCTGATCTCTTACACCTCGAAGTATTGGGTATTCTATGAAACAGACACTGGAGGGGATAAACGTAAATGA
- a CDS encoding alpha-glucuronidase family glycosyl hydrolase has product MSNALLYHPGDGYLAWQQYRRNTTGANVDQYVVYKHIVVTQDDVVISSAVNELSQGMEGITGTKVSISGNAESTPSIVIGIFGTGTGIDELFNAHVNSAVKAEGYAIQTDSLTGNITIGAVTSAGILYGVFHLLRIMGTGGSVRHLNIVENPVNQLRMINQWDNMDGSVERGYAGESIFYEENRVTGNLQRIQDYAHLLASSGINAIAINNVNVHRVESGLLIEFLPDVAKLAAIFRAYAIKLFLSVNYASTIEIGGLSSADPLDSDVREWWRVVASEIYAVIPDFGGFLVKADSENRPGPFTYGRDHADGANMLAEALKPHGGIVIWRCFVYNCKQDWRDRTTDRARAAYDHFQPMDGHFMDNVILQVKNGPIDFQVREPISPLLGAMPQTNQVIEFQIAQEYTGQQRHVCYLVPQWKEILNFDTHLQGEGTTVKRIVDGSVYGSVYSGFAAVSNIGNDTNWTGHLLAQANLFGYGRLAWNPEMSAEKIAVEWITLTFGTNELLVHTILDILMNSWEIYEAYTAPLGVGFMVNPDHHYGPNVDGYEYSMWGTYHFADCYGIGVDRTTTTGTRYTSQYARINMELYESLESCPDELLLFFHHVPYTHVLHSGKTVIQHIYDTHFEGAERASQLAAAWELVKEQVGEQAYRHVADRLTEQAEHAKEWRDRINTYFLRKSGIADQWGRTIY; this is encoded by the coding sequence ATGAGTAATGCTTTGTTGTATCACCCAGGAGACGGATACCTGGCCTGGCAGCAGTACCGCCGGAACACAACGGGGGCAAATGTTGATCAATATGTGGTGTACAAACATATTGTTGTTACGCAGGATGATGTTGTTATTAGTTCTGCAGTGAACGAGTTGTCTCAAGGCATGGAGGGGATCACAGGCACAAAGGTTTCCATATCAGGTAATGCTGAAAGTACTCCCAGTATTGTAATAGGAATTTTCGGAACTGGCACTGGCATAGATGAACTATTCAACGCCCATGTAAACAGTGCAGTCAAAGCGGAGGGCTATGCAATTCAAACCGACAGCCTTACCGGTAATATTACCATCGGAGCAGTCACATCCGCAGGTATATTATATGGAGTATTTCACCTGCTGCGAATCATGGGAACAGGCGGCTCTGTACGGCATTTAAATATTGTAGAGAATCCTGTCAACCAACTGCGCATGATCAACCAGTGGGACAATATGGACGGGAGTGTGGAGCGGGGATACGCCGGAGAATCTATTTTCTATGAAGAAAACCGGGTAACAGGTAATCTTCAGCGTATCCAGGATTATGCCCACCTGTTGGCCTCCAGCGGAATCAATGCCATTGCAATCAATAACGTGAATGTCCACCGGGTGGAGAGCGGGTTGTTAATTGAATTCCTGCCGGATGTGGCGAAGCTGGCAGCAATCTTCCGCGCTTATGCAATCAAGCTGTTCCTAAGCGTCAATTATGCCAGCACTATTGAGATCGGCGGTCTCTCATCGGCAGATCCGCTAGATTCAGACGTTCGTGAATGGTGGAGGGTCGTAGCGTCGGAAATATATGCAGTAATCCCTGATTTTGGAGGATTTCTGGTCAAGGCCGATTCGGAGAACCGGCCGGGACCGTTCACCTACGGAAGAGATCACGCCGACGGCGCCAATATGCTGGCCGAAGCGCTGAAGCCGCATGGCGGGATCGTAATCTGGCGCTGCTTCGTGTATAACTGCAAGCAGGACTGGCGTGATCGCACCACAGACCGGGCGCGGGCGGCCTATGACCATTTCCAGCCGATGGATGGACACTTCATGGACAATGTCATCCTGCAGGTGAAGAACGGACCGATTGACTTTCAGGTGAGGGAGCCCATCTCGCCGTTACTTGGAGCCATGCCGCAGACGAATCAAGTAATTGAATTTCAGATTGCCCAGGAGTATACCGGACAGCAACGCCATGTGTGCTATCTGGTCCCCCAGTGGAAAGAGATTCTAAACTTTGATACACATCTCCAAGGAGAAGGAACTACTGTCAAACGCATTGTGGATGGAAGTGTTTACGGCAGTGTCTACAGCGGCTTTGCCGCCGTCTCTAATATTGGAAATGACACCAATTGGACGGGCCATCTGCTGGCACAGGCGAATCTGTTCGGTTACGGCCGTCTGGCCTGGAATCCGGAGATGTCTGCCGAGAAAATTGCTGTGGAATGGATTACGCTCACCTTTGGCACCAATGAGCTGCTGGTTCATACAATACTAGACATCCTTATGAACTCCTGGGAGATTTATGAGGCGTATACAGCCCCGTTAGGCGTCGGGTTTATGGTCAATCCTGATCATCACTACGGCCCTAATGTGGATGGATATGAATATTCAATGTGGGGTACTTATCACTTTGCAGACTGTTATGGAATTGGTGTGGACCGCACCACAACAACCGGAACCAGGTATACCTCCCAATATGCCCGTATTAACATGGAACTGTACGAGTCGCTCGAGAGCTGTCCGGATGAACTGCTGCTCTTTTTCCACCATGTCCCGTATACCCATGTGCTCCATTCCGGTAAAACCGTGATCCAGCACATTTATGATACACATTTTGAAGGTGCAGAGCGGGCAAGTCAGCTGGCAGCCGCCTGGGAGCTTGTGAAGGAACAGGTGGGTGAACAGGCATACCGGCATGTAGCGGACCGTCTTACGGAACAGGCTGAGCATGCTAAAGAGTGGCGGGACAGAATCAATACGTACTTTCTCCGGAAGAGCGGAATTGCCGATCAATGGGGAAGAACCATCTATTAA
- a CDS encoding ABC transporter substrate-binding protein: MLKWKRSLTVLAMTALLGTIVACGGGTEPAGTNTAATTAPSNEPVKLRIMWWGSQPRHEATLAALNLYTKNNPNITFEPEYSGMDGYLDKLSTQAAANNAPDIIQLDPGWMPDWMSRNQLAELAPEVDVSKFDEKLLAGGQLDGKQYAVPLGSVAFGMVYDKAAMDKLGIANPANGWSWDDFFALAKESKSKLPSGQYFTLDYAGNYFMYSAYQYAEGKGQVITDDGHFNVDQTTYLEWTKKFEELRKEGLVPPADVNASDKENDPQMDLMAAGKVLFRYSFSNNLGTWDSIKPGAYALVTMPHAKEAGGWLKPSMYLSVSKNSKHAEEAKKFINWFVNDQEAGKILQSFRGLPANKEISTSLEASMSDLDKVGLELLRATEKNGQTWSAGAEGWTNFIDKDWVLVRDQLSFGKVTPEEAFEQLKEAAQSYEK, translated from the coding sequence ATGTTAAAATGGAAGCGTTCTCTTACGGTCTTGGCCATGACGGCCTTGCTGGGAACGATTGTGGCATGCGGCGGCGGAACCGAGCCTGCCGGTACTAATACCGCGGCAACGACTGCACCAAGCAATGAACCTGTTAAGCTGCGTATTATGTGGTGGGGGTCCCAGCCGCGCCATGAGGCAACCCTCGCTGCGCTGAACTTGTACACAAAGAATAATCCGAATATTACGTTTGAGCCGGAGTATTCCGGTATGGACGGATACTTGGACAAGTTATCTACTCAAGCTGCGGCTAATAACGCACCAGATATTATACAGCTCGATCCAGGCTGGATGCCGGACTGGATGTCCCGTAATCAATTAGCTGAGCTGGCACCTGAGGTCGATGTAAGTAAATTTGATGAGAAATTGCTGGCCGGAGGTCAACTTGACGGCAAGCAATATGCTGTTCCTTTGGGCTCGGTAGCGTTCGGTATGGTGTACGACAAGGCTGCTATGGATAAGCTCGGGATTGCGAACCCGGCCAATGGCTGGTCCTGGGATGATTTCTTCGCCTTGGCAAAGGAATCTAAATCCAAGCTGCCAAGCGGACAATATTTCACCTTGGACTATGCAGGCAACTACTTTATGTATTCAGCCTACCAATACGCCGAAGGTAAAGGCCAGGTCATCACTGATGATGGTCACTTCAACGTTGATCAAACAACCTATCTGGAATGGACCAAGAAGTTTGAAGAACTGCGTAAGGAAGGATTGGTTCCTCCGGCGGACGTAAACGCATCCGACAAGGAAAATGATCCACAAATGGACTTGATGGCAGCAGGCAAAGTTTTGTTCCGGTATAGCTTCTCCAATAACCTAGGGACTTGGGATAGCATTAAACCAGGTGCTTACGCACTAGTAACCATGCCGCATGCAAAAGAAGCAGGTGGATGGCTGAAACCATCCATGTACCTGTCCGTCTCCAAAAACTCCAAGCATGCTGAAGAAGCTAAAAAATTCATCAATTGGTTTGTGAATGATCAGGAGGCAGGTAAGATTCTGCAATCATTCCGCGGTCTGCCGGCTAACAAGGAAATTTCCACTTCCCTGGAAGCAAGTATGAGCGATCTGGATAAGGTTGGATTAGAACTCCTCCGTGCGACTGAAAAGAATGGTCAGACCTGGTCAGCTGGAGCAGAAGGCTGGACGAACTTTATTGACAAAGACTGGGTGCTTGTCCGGGATCAGCTTAGTTTTGGAAAAGTCACACCGGAGGAAGCCTTTGAGCAGTTGAAAGAAGCAGCACAATCTTACGAAAAATAA